One region of Deinococcus aerius genomic DNA includes:
- a CDS encoding ABC transporter permease, with protein MSASLVLWRLLIALVTLLIASLIVFFSLSLIPGDPALSLLGVGATPGAVAALREQLGLNEPPLARYLGWLTGVLRGDLGTSIRYSQPVTELLGTRLPFTLTLALLSLGLTTVLALGLGILAARREGSWLDLVLRTGLTLLSAVPAFWLGLLLILVFAVKYRLLASTGFRGARDLILPVLTLVLVRVSLSTRMVRAALLGTMRSDHVRTARAKGLPERRVLLRHGLRNALIPLLTVLGLEFAELLTGTVIVENVFALPGMGTLALQAISARDFPLVQGAVLVLALFVVTVNLLVDLAYGLLDPRVRYG; from the coding sequence GTGAGCGCCTCCCTGGTCCTGTGGCGCCTGCTGATCGCCCTGGTGACCCTCTTGATCGCCAGCCTGATCGTGTTTTTCAGCCTGAGCCTCATTCCGGGGGACCCGGCGCTGAGCCTGCTCGGCGTGGGGGCGACGCCGGGAGCGGTGGCGGCCCTGCGCGAGCAGCTCGGGCTGAACGAGCCGCCGCTGGCCCGTTACCTGGGGTGGCTGACGGGCGTGCTGCGGGGGGACCTGGGCACATCAATTCGTTACAGCCAGCCCGTCACGGAACTCCTGGGCACCCGGTTGCCCTTCACGCTGACGCTGGCGCTGCTCAGCCTGGGGCTGACGACCGTGCTGGCGCTCGGCCTCGGCATCCTCGCGGCGCGGCGGGAGGGGTCATGGCTCGACCTCGTGCTGCGAACCGGGCTGACCCTGCTCTCGGCGGTCCCGGCCTTCTGGCTGGGGCTGCTGCTGATCCTGGTGTTTGCGGTGAAGTACCGCCTGCTGGCGTCCACGGGCTTTCGCGGGGCACGCGACCTGATCCTGCCGGTACTCACGCTGGTCCTCGTGCGGGTCAGCCTCTCCACCCGCATGGTGCGGGCCGCGCTGCTGGGGACGATGCGCAGTGACCATGTCCGCACCGCCCGCGCCAAGGGCCTCCCCGAGCGCCGGGTGCTGCTGCGCCACGGCCTGCGCAACGCCCTGATCCCGCTGCTGACGGTGCTGGGCCTGGAATTCGCCGAACTCCTCACGGGCACGGTGATCGTGGAGAACGTCTTCGCGCTGCCGGGCATGGGAACGTTGGCCCTGCAAGCGATCTCGGCGCGGGACTTTCCCCTGGTGCAGGGCGCCGTGCTGGTGCTCGCGCTCTTCGTGGTGACCGTCAACCTGCTCGTGGACCTCGCGTATGGCCTGCTTGATCCCCGGGTGCGTTATGGCTAG
- a CDS encoding tetratricopeptide repeat protein, which yields MPAARVDNPLSPMNRPFPFPWFAAVPPMLLLGFPVWTALTDLRAHQLARQADVRQDMALFDEATDLRRQAARLSPGDAQVELALAESLRGLWAFRETNALRREADAAFDRAAALSPHWPVPHYEHARMYAFKGQYARALSLLEPALRLDPNNAGYWLERARYLEALHKDTAARQAYARCWAIDTVRECETALKRLGDQS from the coding sequence GTGCCCGCAGCCCGGGTGGACAACCCCCTTTCCCCTATGAACCGGCCCTTCCCCTTTCCCTGGTTCGCCGCCGTGCCCCCTATGCTTCTCCTGGGCTTCCCGGTCTGGACGGCCCTCACCGACCTGCGCGCCCATCAACTCGCCCGGCAGGCCGACGTCCGGCAGGACATGGCCCTCTTCGACGAGGCGACCGACCTGCGGCGGCAGGCGGCCCGCCTGAGCCCGGGCGACGCGCAGGTGGAGCTGGCCCTCGCCGAGAGCCTGCGGGGCCTGTGGGCCTTCCGGGAGACGAACGCCCTGCGCCGCGAGGCCGACGCGGCCTTCGACCGCGCGGCGGCCCTGAGCCCCCACTGGCCCGTCCCGCACTACGAACACGCCCGCATGTACGCCTTCAAGGGGCAGTACGCCCGCGCGCTGAGCCTGCTGGAACCCGCCCTGCGGCTCGACCCGAACAACGCCGGGTACTGGCTGGAGCGCGCCCGGTATCTGGAGGCGCTGCACAAGGACACGGCAGCTCGGCAGGCCTACGCGCGCTGCTGGGCCATCGACACGGTCAGGGAATGTGAGACGGCGTTGAAGCGGCTGGGAGACCAGTCGTGA
- a CDS encoding NAD(P)/FAD-dependent oxidoreductase — translation MLERPAGEWDVVVVGAGPAGLRAARAAALGGARTLVLDKADAVGVPVRTSGGSFVTELDRLGVPARLYHPVTRLRFVGPRSEAVYDYPEPVACVLDVRGLYQHLAQEAIAAGAALRLRARVEEPVLTGGAATGVRFRDGLSGEACEARARVVVDASGHAALVARRAGGHPGFPSVGYGAELDLFAPGFDEREAVLLVGSQVAPRGYAWAFPHGGGRVRLGVGVTRPHTDLDPRAYLETVAARVPGLRGASPVEVHTGLVPAAAPDGAPLVAHGLLVVGDAAGQASSLVGEGIRYVMRAGDLAGGVAAGAVRAGDASRGFLERYARAWQREFGRDLRVAHAVHERLVSYDDAAWEERMPLLRAIPPGPFARLLAGDFSPGLLLELGTRHPRLLATAGRLAAAGVGRRVNSALTGGGSRPSPPLSGPDSGGTG, via the coding sequence ATGCTTGAGCGGCCTGCGGGGGAATGGGATGTCGTCGTGGTGGGGGCCGGGCCAGCCGGGTTGCGAGCGGCACGCGCCGCCGCGCTCGGGGGCGCGCGCACCCTGGTGCTGGACAAGGCCGACGCCGTGGGCGTGCCGGTGCGGACGAGCGGCGGGAGCTTCGTCACCGAACTTGACCGGCTCGGCGTCCCCGCCCGGCTCTACCACCCCGTCACCCGCCTGCGCTTCGTCGGCCCCCGCAGCGAGGCGGTCTACGACTACCCCGAGCCCGTCGCCTGCGTGCTCGACGTGCGCGGCCTCTACCAGCATCTCGCGCAGGAGGCCATCGCGGCGGGCGCGGCGCTGCGGCTGCGGGCGCGGGTCGAGGAGCCGGTCCTCACGGGCGGGGCCGCCACTGGTGTGCGCTTCCGCGACGGGCTCTCGGGCGAGGCGTGCGAGGCCCGCGCCCGGGTGGTGGTGGACGCGAGCGGGCACGCGGCCCTGGTGGCGCGCCGGGCGGGTGGGCACCCCGGCTTCCCGAGCGTCGGCTACGGCGCCGAACTCGACCTGTTCGCGCCGGGGTTCGACGAGCGCGAGGCGGTGCTGCTCGTCGGATCGCAGGTGGCGCCCCGGGGCTACGCCTGGGCCTTTCCGCACGGCGGGGGACGGGTGCGGCTGGGCGTCGGCGTGACCCGGCCACACACCGACCTCGACCCCCGGGCCTACCTGGAGACGGTGGCGGCGCGCGTGCCGGGCCTGCGCGGGGCGAGCCCGGTCGAGGTCCACACCGGCCTCGTGCCCGCCGCCGCTCCTGACGGGGCGCCGCTCGTCGCCCACGGCCTGCTCGTGGTGGGCGACGCCGCCGGGCAGGCCTCCAGCCTCGTGGGCGAGGGCATCCGGTACGTGATGCGGGCGGGCGACCTCGCGGGCGGCGTGGCGGCCGGGGCGGTGCGGGCCGGGGACGCCTCGCGCGGCTTCCTGGAACGGTACGCCCGCGCCTGGCAGCGGGAGTTCGGGCGCGACCTGCGGGTCGCCCACGCCGTCCACGAGCGGCTGGTGTCGTACGACGACGCGGCCTGGGAGGAGCGGATGCCCCTGCTGCGGGCCATCCCGCCGGGACCCTTCGCCCGGCTGCTCGCGGGCGACTTCTCGCCGGGCCTGCTGCTCGAACTCGGGACGCGCCATCCCCGGCTGCTGGCGACCGCCGGGCGGCTCGCGGCGGCGGGCGTGGGGCGGCGGGTGAACTCGGCGCTCACCGGGGGCGGGTCCAGGCCCTCCCCGCCCTTGTCCGGCCCGGACTCCGGGGGTACCGGGTAG
- the eutC gene encoding ethanolamine ammonia-lyase subunit EutC: protein MRGEIEPGVTPSPWEELRAHTRARIALGRAGHSLPTREVLAFGEAHARARDAIHTPVDFGPVEAVLTGAGMPFLHLQTGADSRETYLRRPDLGRSVGPGALESLRPHAGTYDVALVVGDGLSATAVRESAPPFLRALLPELSGYRLAPVVLVQYARVAAADPIGEALGARLTLMVLGERPGLGLLTPESLGLYLTYGPRVGRLDSERNCISNIHAGGLPPGVAARATRHLVRASLGRELSGVRLPAGDALPGG, encoded by the coding sequence GTGAGGGGCGAGATCGAGCCCGGCGTCACCCCCTCGCCCTGGGAGGAGCTGCGCGCCCACACCCGGGCCCGCATCGCCCTCGGCCGGGCGGGGCACAGCCTGCCCACCCGCGAGGTGCTCGCCTTCGGCGAGGCGCACGCCCGCGCCCGCGACGCCATTCACACCCCGGTGGACTTCGGCCCGGTGGAGGCCGTGCTCACGGGGGCGGGGATGCCGTTCCTGCACCTGCAAACCGGGGCCGACAGCCGCGAGACCTACCTGCGCCGGCCCGACCTGGGGCGGAGCGTGGGCCCGGGGGCGCTGGAGAGCCTGCGCCCGCACGCCGGAACGTACGACGTGGCCCTGGTCGTCGGCGACGGCCTGAGCGCCACCGCCGTCCGGGAGAGCGCGCCGCCCTTCCTGCGGGCCCTGCTGCCCGAACTCTCCGGCTACCGGCTCGCGCCCGTGGTCCTCGTCCAGTACGCCCGGGTGGCCGCCGCCGACCCCATCGGCGAGGCGCTCGGCGCCCGGCTGACCCTGATGGTGCTCGGCGAGCGGCCGGGGCTGGGGCTGCTCACCCCCGAGAGCCTGGGGCTCTACCTCACCTACGGCCCGCGCGTGGGCCGCCTGGACTCCGAGCGCAACTGCATCAGCAACATCCACGCGGGGGGCCTGCCGCCCGGCGTGGCGGCCCGGGCCACGCGCCACCTCGTGCGGGCCAGCCTGGGGCGGGAACTCAGCGGCGTGCGCCTGCCCGCGGGGGACGCCCTGCCGGGGGGGTGA
- a CDS encoding SDR family NAD(P)-dependent oxidoreductase, with protein MDYATMFRLDGKVALLVGGGSGIGEASAHALAANGAHVVVADLNGEAASRTADAIVQTGYAAEGLTLDLTDAGAVEDAVAGILRQHGRLDIGVSSPSINVRKPLLDYTPEEFERVLRVNMGGTFNLLQSAGRAMAEGGGGSLIAFSSIRSQVVEPGQSVYAATKAGTLQLLRGLASELGGRGVRANAVAPGVIDTPLTAPIKNNPQWYEAYAQKSVFGRWGRPEEIAGAVVYLASDAASFVTGTVLFVDGGWTSMDGRFTPPL; from the coding sequence ATGGATTACGCGACGATGTTTCGGCTCGACGGCAAGGTGGCCCTCCTGGTGGGGGGCGGCAGCGGCATCGGGGAGGCCAGCGCGCACGCCCTCGCGGCGAACGGGGCGCATGTGGTCGTGGCGGACCTCAACGGGGAGGCGGCCTCGCGGACGGCGGACGCCATCGTGCAAACTGGATACGCCGCCGAGGGCCTCACCCTCGACCTCACCGACGCGGGGGCGGTGGAGGACGCCGTGGCGGGCATCCTGCGTCAGCATGGTCGGCTCGACATCGGGGTGAGCAGCCCCAGCATCAACGTGCGCAAGCCGCTGCTCGACTACACCCCTGAGGAGTTCGAGCGGGTGTTGCGGGTCAATATGGGCGGCACCTTCAACCTCCTGCAAAGTGCGGGCCGGGCGATGGCCGAGGGGGGCGGCGGCAGCCTGATCGCCTTCTCGTCGATCCGCTCGCAGGTCGTCGAGCCCGGCCAGAGCGTCTACGCGGCGACGAAGGCGGGGACCCTGCAACTGCTGCGCGGCCTCGCCAGCGAGTTGGGGGGCCGGGGCGTGCGCGCCAACGCCGTCGCCCCGGGCGTGATCGACACGCCCCTGACCGCGCCCATCAAGAACAATCCGCAGTGGTACGAGGCCTACGCGCAAAAGAGTGTGTTCGGCCGCTGGGGCAGGCCGGAAGAGATCGCCGGGGCCGTGGTCTACCTCGCCTCGGACGCCGCCTCCTTCGTGACTGGCACGGTCCTCTTCGTGGACGGCGGCTGGACGAGCATGGACGGGCGCTTCACGCCCCCGCTGTAG
- a CDS encoding ABC transporter substrate-binding protein: MRYALTALLLLSAARAQSAPDTLNVAIAAEPPLLDPTASPSAEIARVFNLNVMQGLLTVDARGRIVPLLATGYTVSPDGLTYTFRLRTGVRFHDGSAFDSADVVAALNRARDPKSGHTHPEYYAQIKSVTAQGPATVVLRLSRPDNDLLFNLARSDSVIGPQGKEAAQKTNPVGTGPFRFSAWNRGTSIELTRWTGYYDKTLPKLSKVTFRIIPDLNAQLAALKAGDVDVIGYGVGPENLPAIRADPNLGLLIGGSTTKMTIGLNNSRAPFNDIRVRQALAYATNKPEIVQGLFFGQGTPIGSHRTPSETNYVDLSRAYPYNPDKARALLRAAGYTDQKPLTFTFDLPAQYQNEVRIGQAVAAQWAKVGIRAQVRSIEFSTWLTKIYTNADYQATVIGHVEANDIGIYNDPKYYFRYNSPRFQATFRRYQSGTPAQAAQAMRDLQKILSDDAVNNWVMEFPTIVALRKGVQGWTVGSPIVSLDVTRVSWQR, from the coding sequence ATGAGATACGCCCTCACCGCCCTGCTGCTGCTGTCCGCCGCCCGCGCCCAGTCCGCGCCGGACACCCTCAACGTCGCCATCGCCGCCGAGCCGCCGCTGCTCGACCCCACCGCCTCCCCCTCGGCGGAGATCGCGCGGGTGTTCAACCTCAACGTGATGCAGGGCCTGCTGACGGTGGACGCGCGGGGCCGGATCGTGCCGCTGCTGGCGACCGGCTACACGGTGTCCCCCGACGGGCTGACCTACACCTTCCGGCTCAGGACGGGCGTGCGCTTCCACGACGGCTCGGCCTTCGACTCGGCGGACGTGGTGGCGGCCCTGAACCGGGCACGCGACCCCAAGTCGGGGCACACCCACCCGGAGTACTACGCCCAGATCAAGTCAGTGACCGCCCAGGGTCCGGCCACGGTCGTCCTGCGGCTGAGCCGCCCCGACAACGACCTGCTCTTCAACCTCGCGCGCTCGGACTCGGTGATCGGGCCACAGGGCAAGGAGGCGGCCCAGAAGACGAACCCGGTCGGCACGGGGCCCTTCCGCTTCAGCGCCTGGAACCGGGGCACGAGCATCGAACTCACGCGCTGGACCGGGTACTACGACAAGACGCTGCCCAAACTCTCCAAGGTCACCTTCCGCATCATCCCCGACCTCAACGCGCAGCTCGCGGCCCTCAAGGCGGGGGACGTGGACGTGATCGGCTATGGGGTGGGGCCGGAGAACCTGCCCGCGATCCGGGCGGATCCCAACCTGGGGCTGCTCATCGGCGGCTCGACCACGAAGATGACCATCGGGCTGAACAACAGCCGGGCGCCCTTCAACGACATCCGGGTGCGGCAGGCGCTGGCTTACGCCACCAACAAGCCCGAGATCGTGCAGGGCCTCTTCTTCGGGCAGGGCACACCCATCGGCAGCCACCGCACGCCCAGCGAGACGAATTACGTGGACCTCAGCCGGGCTTACCCCTACAACCCGGACAAGGCGCGGGCGCTCCTGCGGGCCGCCGGGTACACCGACCAGAAGCCGCTGACCTTCACCTTCGACCTGCCCGCCCAGTACCAGAACGAGGTGCGGATCGGGCAGGCGGTCGCGGCGCAGTGGGCCAAGGTGGGCATCCGGGCGCAGGTGCGCTCCATCGAGTTCAGCACCTGGCTCACGAAGATCTACACGAACGCCGACTACCAGGCCACCGTGATCGGGCACGTGGAGGCCAACGACATCGGCATCTACAATGACCCCAAATACTACTTCCGCTACAACAGCCCGCGGTTCCAGGCGACCTTCCGGCGCTACCAGAGCGGCACTCCCGCGCAGGCGGCGCAGGCGATGCGGGACCTGCAAAAGATTCTGAGCGACGACGCCGTGAACAACTGGGTCATGGAGTTTCCCACCATCGTGGCGCTGCGCAAGGGGGTGCAGGGCTGGACCGTGGGCTCGCCCATCGTGAGCCTCGACGTGACGCGGGTGTCGTGGCAGCGGTAA
- a CDS encoding M20 family metallopeptidase encodes MDEEALIHLARSLVRLDTQVPVPGEAVAADFLEPYLRERGFAVTRQEVAPGRPNLIADLGTGEGGLIFEGHTDVVSIGDPGGWAIPPFEGRIENGLLHGRGSADMKAGLAAAICAAVAVREVLPTPQRPLRLAILCDEEGLMLGVKAFVRAGYARGFAGAIICEPEENEVCLCQKGAMRAWVTFTGRMAHGAMPYAGANPIPAAAAFVGGLSALEREWRGARHEWLGDVYLTPTVFEANAGPGQNNVIPGTCRVGLDIRTVPGVDHALLAGQIGDLLRSVLPGFPGISAGLDVYEDRPATQTPPDAPVVRAVVRGLDLTGQPVRYGGVPGATDGTFLHAWADVPIVTIGPGDRTIPHQVDEHVPVQAVVDAARLYAAAAILFLNRDE; translated from the coding sequence GTGGACGAGGAGGCTCTGATCCACCTCGCCCGCTCGCTCGTGCGCCTCGACACCCAGGTACCCGTGCCCGGCGAGGCCGTCGCCGCCGACTTCCTGGAGCCGTACCTGCGTGAGCGCGGCTTCGCGGTCACCCGGCAGGAGGTGGCCCCGGGGCGGCCCAACCTCATCGCGGACCTGGGCACGGGCGAGGGCGGCCTGATCTTTGAGGGCCATACCGACGTGGTGTCCATCGGCGACCCGGGCGGCTGGGCCATTCCTCCCTTCGAGGGCCGCATCGAGAACGGCCTGCTGCACGGGCGGGGCAGCGCCGACATGAAGGCGGGGCTGGCCGCCGCGATCTGCGCCGCCGTCGCCGTGCGGGAGGTCCTGCCCACCCCGCAGCGCCCCCTGCGCCTCGCCATCCTCTGCGACGAGGAGGGGCTGATGCTGGGCGTCAAGGCCTTCGTGCGGGCGGGGTATGCGCGGGGCTTTGCCGGGGCGATCATCTGCGAGCCGGAGGAGAACGAGGTCTGCCTGTGCCAGAAGGGCGCCATGCGGGCGTGGGTGACCTTTACCGGGCGGATGGCCCACGGCGCGATGCCCTATGCGGGCGCCAACCCGATTCCGGCGGCGGCGGCCTTCGTGGGGGGACTCTCGGCCCTCGAACGGGAGTGGCGGGGCGCGCGGCACGAGTGGCTGGGGGACGTGTACCTCACTCCGACCGTCTTCGAGGCGAACGCCGGGCCGGGGCAGAACAACGTCATTCCCGGCACGTGCCGGGTGGGGCTGGACATCCGCACCGTGCCCGGGGTGGACCACGCCCTGCTGGCCGGGCAGATCGGGGACCTCCTCCGGTCGGTCCTGCCGGGCTTCCCGGGCATCTCCGCCGGGCTCGACGTGTACGAGGACCGCCCGGCAACCCAGACGCCCCCCGATGCACCAGTCGTGCGGGCCGTCGTCCGGGGGCTGGACCTCACCGGGCAGCCGGTGCGTTACGGCGGTGTGCCCGGAGCGACCGACGGCACCTTCCTGCACGCCTGGGCGGACGTGCCCATCGTGACCATCGGCCCGGGGGACCGCACCATCCCGCATCAGGTGGACGAGCATGTCCCGGTGCAGGCGGTGGTGGACGCCGCGCGGCTCTACGCCGCCGCCGCCATCCTGTTCCTGAACCGGGACGAGTGA
- a CDS encoding helix-turn-helix domain-containing protein, whose amino-acid sequence MDMNLRIRRQLQEAVRAQGLTRAQLAKLLGVKPPAVSQLLNGTYGKIPQSLIDVLEVLGLELTVTKARGAASPSEVQAKADAMALLSTHPWGKKPKGLDEPVEVAGPAFEELLKEHRGPEL is encoded by the coding sequence ATGGACATGAACCTTCGCATTCGCCGCCAGCTTCAGGAGGCTGTCCGAGCACAGGGGCTCACGCGCGCCCAGCTCGCCAAGCTGCTCGGGGTCAAGCCGCCCGCCGTCTCTCAACTCCTGAACGGCACCTACGGGAAGATTCCCCAGAGCCTGATCGACGTTCTCGAAGTTCTCGGCCTCGAACTCACGGTGACGAAGGCCCGCGGCGCCGCGTCCCCTTCGGAAGTGCAGGCGAAGGCCGACGCGATGGCACTCCTCAGCACCCACCCCTGGGGCAAGAAGCCCAAGGGTCTGGATGAACCTGTCGAGGTCGCTGGCCCCGCCTTCGAGGAGCTGCTGAAGGAACATCGCGGGCCTGAGCTGTGA
- a CDS encoding NAD-dependent epimerase/dehydratase family protein, which translates to MSTERMLVTGGAGFIGSHVVEAALSEGWEVAALDDLSSGQRENLPAGVKLYEVDVRDAAAVSAAFAEFRPTLVSHQAAQASVSISVREPVLDAEVNILGGLNVLLAARTAGVRRVIFASTGGAIYGEVPQGAAAEDWPARPYSPYATSKLSFEHYLETFRQQFGLDAVSLRYANVYGPRQNPHGEAGVVAIFADHLLAGQPVRVNGMEEAGDDGCVRDYVYVADVARANIAAARGETPRLLNVGTGVGTTTRRLAEGLASDLGVRADVQPAPPRAGDLKRSVLDPARFREVLGEPLGLEEGLRLTAEWARSHR; encoded by the coding sequence ATGAGCACGGAACGGATGTTGGTCACGGGTGGCGCGGGCTTTATCGGCAGCCACGTGGTGGAGGCTGCCCTCTCGGAGGGCTGGGAGGTTGCGGCGCTGGACGACCTTTCCAGCGGCCAGCGCGAGAACCTGCCCGCGGGAGTCAAGCTCTACGAGGTGGACGTGCGGGACGCGGCGGCGGTGTCGGCCGCCTTTGCGGAGTTCCGGCCCACCCTGGTGAGCCACCAGGCGGCGCAGGCCAGCGTGAGTATCAGCGTGCGTGAGCCGGTGCTCGACGCGGAGGTGAACATCCTGGGGGGCCTCAACGTCCTGCTGGCGGCCCGCACGGCGGGAGTGCGCCGGGTGATCTTCGCCTCCACGGGCGGGGCGATCTACGGGGAGGTCCCGCAGGGCGCCGCCGCCGAGGACTGGCCCGCCCGGCCCTACAGCCCCTACGCGACGAGCAAGCTGTCCTTCGAACACTACCTGGAGACCTTCCGCCAGCAGTTCGGGCTGGACGCGGTGAGCCTGCGCTACGCCAACGTGTACGGCCCGCGCCAGAACCCCCACGGGGAGGCGGGCGTGGTCGCCATCTTCGCCGACCACCTGCTCGCCGGGCAGCCCGTGCGGGTCAACGGGATGGAGGAGGCCGGGGACGACGGCTGCGTGCGCGACTACGTGTACGTGGCGGACGTGGCCCGCGCCAACATCGCCGCCGCGCGCGGGGAGACGCCCCGGCTGCTCAACGTCGGCACCGGGGTGGGCACGACCACCCGGCGGCTGGCCGAGGGGCTGGCCTCCGACCTGGGGGTGCGGGCCGACGTGCAGCCCGCACCCCCCCGGGCGGGCGACCTGAAGCGCTCGGTCCTCGACCCGGCGCGCTTCCGGGAGGTGCTGGGCGAGCCGCTGGGGCTGGAGGAGGGGCTGCGCCTCACCGCCGAGTGGGCGCGCTCGCACCGCTGA
- a CDS encoding ABC transporter permease translates to MGLAALVSLVWLPADPNAGDLLARLKPPGGGHVLGTDAFGRDLLARVMVGARSALAVGLVAVGVGLGLGLPLGLLAGFYGGLVDRALTLLLDAVYVFPTLLLVMLLVTAWGAGLLPAMLAVGVSAVPVFARLARSGAVSVRAEPYVEAAQALGARPARVLGRHVLPNILTPLIVQASFTLGAAILIEGALSYLGLGIQPPQASWGNMLREAQSFLYLSAYPTVVPGVAIMLAVLGFNLLGDGLRGRGGGP, encoded by the coding sequence GTGGGATTGGCCGCGTTGGTGAGCCTGGTGTGGCTCCCCGCCGACCCCAACGCGGGCGACCTGCTCGCGCGGCTGAAGCCCCCCGGGGGCGGGCATGTCCTGGGCACCGACGCCTTCGGGCGCGACCTGCTGGCGAGGGTGATGGTGGGGGCTAGGAGCGCGCTCGCCGTGGGCCTGGTGGCGGTGGGCGTGGGGCTGGGGCTGGGCCTCCCGCTGGGGCTGCTGGCGGGCTTTTACGGCGGCCTCGTAGACCGGGCCCTCACGCTGCTGCTCGACGCGGTGTACGTCTTCCCCACCCTGCTGCTCGTGATGCTGCTGGTCACCGCCTGGGGCGCCGGGTTGTTGCCCGCCATGCTCGCCGTGGGCGTGAGCGCCGTGCCCGTCTTCGCGCGGCTGGCGCGGTCGGGGGCGGTTTCGGTGCGGGCCGAGCCGTATGTGGAGGCGGCGCAGGCCCTCGGTGCCCGCCCGGCCCGCGTGCTGGGGCGCCACGTGCTGCCCAACATTCTGACGCCCTTGATCGTGCAGGCGAGTTTCACGCTAGGCGCGGCCATCCTGATCGAGGGGGCACTGTCATACCTGGGACTCGGTATCCAGCCGCCTCAGGCAAGTTGGGGCAATATGCTGCGGGAGGCGCAGAGTTTCCTGTACCTCTCCGCGTACCCGACGGTCGTGCCGGGAGTGGCGATCATGCTCGCGGTGCTCGGCTTCAACCTGCTCGGGGACGGCCTGCGGGGCCGGGGGGGAGGGCCATGA
- a CDS encoding type II toxin-antitoxin system VapC family toxin yields the protein MTQQGHLLYLDTSAMIRLYSAEPGRAEVFAEQWAAGGVVAHSITYVELRAGLAGRLRRKLMRKGEHDRAVRAFETDWPSFAHVGVNEALLRSAGDLAATHGLKAYDAVHLAAALTLSPLGLRFMTFDQQLQRVADGVLPGQVWHG from the coding sequence GTGACCCAGCAAGGTCACCTGCTCTACTTGGACACCTCGGCCATGATCCGGCTCTACTCGGCGGAACCCGGCCGCGCGGAGGTGTTCGCCGAGCAGTGGGCGGCCGGAGGCGTGGTCGCCCACTCCATCACCTATGTCGAGTTGCGCGCCGGGCTGGCGGGCCGCCTCAGGAGGAAGCTCATGCGGAAGGGTGAACACGACCGGGCGGTGCGGGCATTTGAGACGGACTGGCCGAGCTTCGCCCACGTCGGGGTGAACGAGGCCCTGCTGCGTTCAGCGGGAGACCTGGCCGCCACACATGGGCTGAAGGCGTATGACGCTGTTCACCTGGCAGCGGCCCTCACCCTTTCCCCCCTGGGCCTCCGGTTCATGACGTTCGACCAGCAGCTTCAAAGAGTCGCTGATGGAGTACTCCCTGGGCAGGTATGGCACGGGTAG
- a CDS encoding P1 family peptidase, protein MTNFEAAAAGSQRGEVPRPGPLNAITDVTGVRVGHHTDLAQATGTTVVLFDGGAVAGVDVRGAAPGTRETDLLRPENTVTHIHALLLSGGSAYGLDAAGGVMRFLEERGVGFEVGEGRVVPIVPGAVLFDLGRAGDFGGRPDASFGYQAAENARAGPVEQGNVGAGTGAVVGMLKGGVGTASTALEDGSLVGALVVVNAAGQVFSPTTGGLYAHQLELAGEFGGPLPPVDPRLLPPTDPPQPGQNTTLGLVAVNRTLSKAQALKVAQMAQDGLPRSLWPVHTPFDGDVVFAAATGGQPVETPGDLSRLGTVAADTLARAVVHAVLNARTLGRWPAYREVASRPSPP, encoded by the coding sequence ATGACGAACTTTGAAGCGGCGGCGGCGGGGAGTCAGCGGGGGGAGGTCCCGCGGCCCGGCCCGCTGAATGCCATCACCGACGTGACGGGCGTGCGGGTGGGCCACCACACCGACCTCGCGCAGGCGACCGGGACGACCGTGGTGCTGTTTGACGGCGGCGCCGTGGCCGGGGTGGACGTGCGCGGCGCCGCCCCCGGCACCCGCGAGACGGACCTGCTGCGGCCCGAGAACACCGTCACCCACATCCACGCCCTGCTGCTGAGTGGCGGCAGCGCCTACGGCCTGGACGCGGCGGGCGGCGTGATGCGCTTCCTGGAGGAGCGCGGCGTCGGCTTTGAGGTCGGGGAGGGCCGGGTGGTGCCCATCGTGCCCGGCGCGGTGCTGTTCGACCTCGGGCGGGCGGGGGATTTCGGGGGGCGACCGGACGCCTCCTTCGGCTACCAGGCGGCGGAGAACGCGCGGGCCGGGCCGGTGGAGCAGGGCAACGTCGGCGCGGGCACGGGGGCCGTGGTGGGTATGCTCAAGGGCGGCGTGGGCACGGCGAGCACCGCGCTGGAAGACGGCAGCCTGGTCGGGGCGCTCGTGGTCGTCAACGCCGCCGGGCAGGTGTTCTCACCCACGACGGGCGGGCTCTACGCGCACCAACTCGAACTCGCGGGGGAATTCGGCGGGCCGCTGCCCCCGGTGGACCCCCGCCTGCTGCCCCCCACCGACCCGCCCCAGCCCGGCCAGAACACCACCCTCGGGCTGGTCGCCGTGAACCGCACCCTATCCAAGGCGCAGGCGCTCAAGGTCGCGCAGATGGCCCAGGACGGCCTGCCCCGCTCCCTCTGGCCGGTCCACACCCCCTTTGACGGCGACGTGGTGTTCGCGGCGGCGACCGGGGGTCAGCCCGTGGAGACGCCCGGGGACCTCAGCCGCCTGGGGACCGTTGCCGCCGACACGCTCGCCCGGGCGGTCGTGCACGCGGTCCTGAACGCCCGCACCCTGGGCCGCTGGCCCGCCTACCGGGAGGTGGCAAGCCGCCCTTCACCGCCCTGA